A genomic segment from Sulfuritalea hydrogenivorans sk43H encodes:
- a CDS encoding methyl-accepting chemotaxis protein, which yields MARISDLKIWIRLTGAIWLMLLVVWSGMIFWESHVNRQTAIDQAREFSNSMHEATMAGLTGMMITGTVGQREVFLDQIKQLAIIRDLKVIRGDNVSKIFGPGTAKDAGALDAIEQQVMASGKEFSEVQSDPKGEYLRVVRPALALKNYLGKDCIACHQVPERSVLGAVSMKISLNHVNEAVAAQRIKSLLAALLVSLPLLAFIYLFIRNVVTVPLDKMVRGLREISSGEGDLTRRLDIRSQDEIGDAAAAFNEMMGKFSALVRHVGESAIQVSSASHTLADSAGQVAASSTQQDAKSAAAAAAVEQMLSSIGSIAQGMEHVHEQSRESLRRSEEGNESLSSLIGELGQVEDTVKEIAESVAHFVQSTEAITSMTRQVKDIADQTNLLALNAAIEAARAGEQGRGFAVVADEVRKLAEKSSASASEIDAVTHRLSQQADIVKQSIERGLEHIASSQNSMETVAEVLATASTSVNEVDSGLDAIARATDEQRRVSGEVARNIESIAAMSRDNAAAVEQTAASAQKMEVLAETLQSTVGRFRT from the coding sequence ATGGCGCGCATTTCTGACTTGAAAATCTGGATTCGCTTGACGGGTGCCATCTGGCTGATGCTGCTGGTAGTGTGGTCCGGCATGATTTTCTGGGAAAGCCACGTCAACCGGCAAACCGCCATCGATCAGGCGCGCGAGTTTTCCAACTCCATGCATGAAGCGACGATGGCCGGGCTCACGGGCATGATGATCACCGGCACCGTCGGGCAACGCGAGGTCTTTCTGGACCAGATCAAGCAACTCGCCATCATCCGCGACCTCAAGGTCATCCGCGGCGACAACGTCAGCAAGATTTTCGGGCCGGGCACTGCCAAGGACGCTGGCGCGCTGGATGCCATCGAGCAGCAGGTCATGGCCAGCGGCAAGGAGTTCAGCGAAGTCCAGTCCGACCCAAAGGGCGAATACCTGCGCGTGGTGCGGCCGGCGCTGGCGCTGAAGAATTATCTGGGCAAGGATTGCATCGCCTGCCATCAGGTGCCGGAACGCTCGGTACTCGGCGCGGTGAGCATGAAAATTTCACTGAACCACGTCAATGAGGCCGTTGCCGCTCAGCGCATCAAGTCACTGCTCGCCGCCCTGCTTGTCAGCCTCCCCCTGCTGGCTTTCATTTACCTCTTCATCCGCAACGTGGTCACGGTCCCGCTGGACAAGATGGTCAGGGGTTTGCGCGAGATTTCCAGCGGCGAAGGCGACCTCACCCGCCGGCTGGATATCCGCAGCCAGGACGAAATCGGCGATGCCGCTGCCGCCTTCAACGAAATGATGGGGAAATTCAGCGCCCTGGTGCGCCACGTCGGAGAATCGGCCATCCAGGTCTCGTCGGCCTCCCATACGCTGGCGGACAGCGCGGGGCAGGTCGCGGCCAGTTCGACGCAACAGGACGCAAAGTCGGCGGCCGCCGCTGCCGCCGTGGAACAGATGCTCTCCAGCATCGGCTCGATCGCACAGGGCATGGAACACGTGCATGAGCAGTCGCGCGAAAGCCTGCGCCGTTCGGAAGAAGGCAATGAAAGCCTGTCGAGCCTGATCGGCGAACTCGGGCAGGTGGAAGACACGGTCAAGGAAATTGCCGAATCGGTGGCCCACTTCGTCCAGAGTACCGAGGCCATCACCAGCATGACCCGTCAGGTCAAGGATATCGCCGACCAGACCAACCTGCTCGCGCTCAACGCCGCCATCGAAGCCGCCCGCGCCGGCGAGCAGGGGCGCGGCTTTGCCGTGGTGGCCGACGAAGTGCGCAAACTGGCCGAAAAATCCAGCGCCTCGGCCAGTGAAATCGATGCGGTGACCCACAGGCTGTCCCAGCAGGCCGATATCGTGAAGCAGTCGATTGAACGCGGCCTGGAGCACATCGCCTCCAGCCAGAATTCAATGGAAACAGTGGCTGAAGTGCTGGCGACCGCAAGCACCTCGGTCAACGAAGTCGACTCCGGTCTCGACGCCATTGCCCGCGCCACGGATGAGCAGCGCCGGGTCAGCGGCGAAGTGGCGCGCAATATCGAGTCGATCGCCGCCATGTCGCGCGACAACGCCGCGGCCGTGGAACAAACGGCCGCCTCGGCCCAGAAGATGGAAGTACTGGCGGAAACCCTGCAAAGCACCGTGGGGCGCTTCCGAACCTAG
- a CDS encoding EAL domain-containing protein → MKQSNPGRPWVIRANWRHAPAGRHVCTIFVKCTCPKSINGYKDGNTLESLCMAKAPPAGGAASKMNSPFSQAASARLVKHHSLWLLAAFFIVLSFFSARNIYEKRADEVRAGFVYQWAETNTGISALIHHLQLERGLSSGYIASGGRFFADILVAQGKQTDQALTVVTPILFSDVHPHLANDKGHISALSDLQQIRNLRQLVSELVVSRDVTVDRYSAMIEMLFDEMNASLVTDNGTLRPQLAFMAFLQAKEMAGQERALLTAILSSGDFGSFSRMAALHRIRAIEELAVKRFLQFAEDDAKAGFEAILAKPFIREGDAIRRRVIAAGHSTAASVENLPSPERWFQVSSQKIDAMKELEHVISGSVKHSASELKQGASAGLVVSALSALASFLLGGMLLLQVRRGRKVAEKDLHLAATVFGNSVESIVITDAQSNIVDVNRSFTRISGYTREDVVGKHARLLRSSINDEKMYADMWQKLLESGSWEGELWNRRKTGENYPVLLSIVAVKDLKGVTTNYVGMIVDISKRKRAEKQVEQLRTFDSLTGLLSRNAWLASLEHAVADAQVRPRQFALLEVGLDRFKVINDSLSHAIGDMVLVEAADRIRNVLRRQDAASRPGGDRFSILLDHVPSPRSMEIICEKLLNAFVMPFMVDGHELHVSISIGVALHPDNGKDVGTLQSNAEAAMFRAKQDGRGCYKFYSEGMNADGVQLLTLERMLRLALERNEFELHYQPQVDAVDGRLVGVEALLRWNSSDRGPVSPSEFISVAEETGLIMPIGEWVMRQACRDAQEWRRSLGRDVPVSINLSARQFRSRDLLAAVQLILDETGLPSALLELEITEGLLIVDPEEAVDVLRGLRAMGTRTALDDFGTGYSSLAYLKTFPLDRLKIDQAFVRGLPEDESDKAISRAVVALGLNLNMEVLAEGVETEAQRDFLETAGCQVFQGYLHGRPMPAADLMQLIRSGALRLE, encoded by the coding sequence TTGAAACAGTCTAACCCGGGGAGACCCTGGGTTATCCGCGCAAACTGGCGGCATGCTCCCGCCGGGCGCCATGTTTGCACGATTTTTGTGAAGTGTACCTGTCCCAAGTCAATTAATGGGTATAAGGATGGGAATACACTGGAAAGCTTATGCATGGCGAAAGCGCCACCTGCAGGAGGCGCCGCTTCAAAGATGAATAGCCCGTTTTCGCAAGCCGCGTCCGCCCGCCTCGTCAAGCACCACTCGTTGTGGCTGCTTGCGGCTTTTTTCATTGTGTTGTCGTTTTTCTCCGCGCGCAACATCTACGAGAAACGCGCGGACGAAGTCCGTGCCGGATTCGTCTATCAATGGGCCGAGACAAACACGGGCATCAGCGCCCTGATCCATCATCTGCAGCTCGAACGCGGGCTTTCAAGCGGCTACATTGCATCCGGGGGGCGGTTCTTTGCCGACATCCTGGTGGCGCAGGGAAAGCAGACCGATCAGGCCCTGACGGTCGTGACGCCGATCCTGTTCTCGGATGTGCATCCGCACCTGGCGAACGACAAGGGCCACATTTCGGCATTGAGCGATCTGCAGCAGATCAGGAACCTTCGGCAACTCGTCAGCGAACTGGTGGTTTCGCGCGACGTGACGGTAGATCGCTACTCGGCCATGATCGAAATGCTGTTTGACGAGATGAATGCGAGCCTTGTCACCGACAACGGAACGCTGCGCCCGCAACTGGCCTTCATGGCCTTTTTGCAGGCAAAGGAGATGGCCGGCCAGGAACGGGCCCTGCTTACCGCCATTCTCTCCTCGGGGGACTTCGGTTCCTTTTCCCGCATGGCGGCCCTGCATCGAATTCGCGCCATCGAGGAGTTGGCCGTCAAGCGTTTCCTGCAATTTGCCGAGGACGATGCCAAGGCGGGTTTCGAGGCCATCCTGGCCAAGCCTTTCATCCGGGAGGGCGATGCAATCCGCCGTCGCGTGATCGCTGCCGGCCACAGCACCGCGGCGTCGGTGGAGAACTTGCCGAGTCCGGAAAGGTGGTTTCAGGTTTCTTCGCAGAAAATCGACGCCATGAAGGAGTTGGAGCACGTCATCAGCGGTTCGGTCAAGCATAGCGCCAGCGAATTGAAGCAGGGTGCAAGTGCCGGCCTGGTTGTCAGCGCCCTGTCGGCCCTGGCTTCCTTCCTGCTTGGTGGAATGTTGCTGCTGCAGGTGCGTCGCGGCAGGAAGGTCGCGGAAAAAGACCTGCATCTGGCCGCCACCGTATTCGGTAACAGCGTCGAATCGATTGTCATTACGGATGCGCAATCGAACATTGTTGATGTGAACCGGTCGTTTACGCGGATTTCGGGCTATACGAGGGAAGATGTCGTCGGCAAGCATGCCAGATTGCTCAGATCGTCGATCAACGACGAGAAGATGTATGCCGATATGTGGCAGAAGCTGCTGGAGTCCGGAAGTTGGGAAGGCGAACTCTGGAACCGGCGCAAGACTGGCGAGAACTATCCGGTCTTGCTGTCGATTGTCGCGGTGAAGGACCTGAAAGGCGTAACCACCAACTACGTTGGCATGATCGTCGATATCAGCAAGCGAAAACGTGCTGAAAAACAGGTAGAACAATTGCGCACCTTCGATTCCCTGACCGGCCTGCTCAGCCGCAATGCCTGGCTGGCTTCCCTGGAGCATGCGGTTGCGGATGCGCAGGTACGGCCGCGGCAGTTCGCCCTGCTCGAAGTGGGCCTTGATCGCTTCAAGGTGATCAACGATTCTCTCAGTCATGCCATCGGTGACATGGTGCTGGTGGAGGCCGCGGATCGCATTCGAAATGTCTTGCGCCGTCAGGATGCGGCCTCTCGACCCGGCGGTGATCGCTTCTCGATACTGCTCGATCATGTGCCGTCGCCGCGCAGCATGGAGATTATTTGCGAGAAGTTGCTGAACGCATTCGTGATGCCATTCATGGTCGACGGGCATGAGCTGCATGTCTCGATCAGCATCGGTGTGGCGCTTCATCCGGACAACGGCAAGGACGTCGGAACGCTGCAAAGCAACGCGGAAGCGGCAATGTTTCGCGCCAAGCAGGATGGCAGGGGGTGTTACAAGTTCTACTCGGAGGGCATGAACGCGGACGGCGTTCAGTTGTTGACACTGGAGCGCATGCTGCGCCTTGCGCTGGAGCGAAACGAGTTCGAGCTGCATTACCAGCCCCAGGTGGATGCCGTTGACGGACGTCTGGTTGGAGTCGAAGCCTTGCTGCGCTGGAACAGTTCCGATCGCGGACCGGTGTCTCCATCAGAGTTCATTTCCGTGGCCGAAGAGACGGGGCTGATCATGCCGATCGGCGAGTGGGTCATGCGCCAGGCCTGCCGGGATGCGCAGGAATGGCGACGTAGCCTGGGCCGGGACGTGCCCGTCTCCATCAACCTGTCGGCACGCCAGTTCCGCAGCAGGGATCTGCTGGCTGCCGTGCAACTGATCCTCGACGAAACCGGTCTGCCCAGTGCCCTGCTGGAGCTTGAGATTACCGAGGGTTTGCTGATCGTGGACCCGGAAGAGGCAGTGGATGTCCTGCGCGGGTTGCGGGCAATGGGCACTCGTACCGCGCTCGACGATTTCGGGACAGGGTACTCATCGTTGGCCTACCTGAAGACTTTTCCGCTCGATCGCCTGAAGATAGACCAGGCATTTGTGCGTGGTTTGCCCGAGGACGAAAGCGACAAGGCGATTTCCCGGGCGGTGGTGGCGCTCGGACTCAATCTGAACATGGAAGTCCTGGCCGAGGGCGTCGAAACGGAAGCGCAAAGGGATTTTCTGGAAACGGCGGGTTGTCAGGTGTTCCAGGGCTACTTGCATGGCCGGCCG